In Archangium lipolyticum, a single genomic region encodes these proteins:
- a CDS encoding serine/threonine-protein kinase produces the protein MRPKVIGPYRVLETLGSGGIGTVYRALDSRTNDPVALKLLTGGPAMDSRAARRLVREFETLADLSHPNVVKVYDTGVFQSSPFLVMELIEGLTLRDYLSLRGEELLSSVSGSSGSGLFRRSGGPTSSGGTASREAISGRELESGEVRPLPFDLSAFAEEAPSEEMGGMRFGTSGSAAVLPVPMDPWLGSDSDEVDPLDFELPYDVPEPGTEPVKREPAARLEELNRPERVGRLKDAMLQVCEALAYIHAHGLVHRDLKPSNVMVDEDRQVRLMDFGLAKFLADDAGMTLDGRMVGTFRYMPPEQILGEPLDGRADLYSLGVIIYELMTGRPPFDAKSPVDLWHKVLETEPPPLLAINQRGDAQLARVAHRLIRKEPDDRFQTAEEVYEALSE, from the coding sequence ATGCGTCCCAAAGTCATCGGTCCCTATCGCGTCCTCGAGACGCTTGGAAGTGGTGGCATCGGGACCGTCTATCGGGCCCTTGACAGCCGTACGAACGATCCGGTGGCCCTGAAGCTGCTCACGGGCGGCCCGGCCATGGATTCCCGGGCGGCCCGGCGGCTGGTGCGGGAGTTCGAGACGCTGGCGGATCTGTCCCACCCCAATGTGGTGAAGGTTTACGACACCGGTGTCTTCCAGAGCTCGCCGTTCCTGGTCATGGAGCTCATCGAGGGGCTGACACTGCGGGACTACCTGTCGCTGAGGGGCGAGGAGCTGCTGTCGTCCGTGAGCGGGTCCTCGGGCTCGGGGCTGTTCCGGCGGTCCGGAGGGCCGACCTCCTCTGGAGGGACGGCCTCCAGGGAGGCGATCTCGGGCCGGGAGCTGGAGTCGGGCGAGGTGAGGCCCCTGCCCTTCGACCTGTCGGCCTTCGCCGAGGAGGCCCCGAGCGAGGAGATGGGCGGCATGCGCTTCGGGACCTCCGGCTCGGCGGCGGTGTTGCCGGTGCCGATGGATCCATGGCTGGGCTCGGACTCGGACGAGGTGGATCCGTTGGACTTCGAGCTGCCGTACGACGTGCCGGAGCCGGGGACGGAGCCGGTGAAGCGCGAGCCGGCGGCGCGGCTGGAGGAGCTGAACCGGCCGGAGCGGGTGGGCCGGCTCAAGGACGCGATGCTGCAGGTGTGCGAGGCGCTGGCCTACATCCACGCGCACGGGCTGGTGCACCGGGACCTGAAGCCGTCCAACGTGATGGTGGACGAGGACCGGCAGGTGCGGCTGATGGACTTCGGGCTGGCGAAGTTCCTGGCGGACGACGCGGGGATGACGCTGGACGGGCGCATGGTGGGGACGTTCCGCTACATGCCGCCGGAGCAGATATTGGGGGAGCCGCTGGACGGGAGGGCGGATCTCTACAGCCTGGGTGTCATCATCTACGAGCTGATGACCGGCCGGCCGCCTTTTGACGCGAAGTCACCGGTGGACTTGTGGCACAAGGTGCTGGAAACCGAGCCCCCGCCACTGTTGGCCATCAACCAGAGGGGAGATGCGCAGCTGGCCCGGGTGGCCCATCGCCTCATCCGGAAGGAACCGGACGACCGGTTCCAGACGGCGGAGGAAGTGTACGAGGCACTCTCCGAGTGA
- a CDS encoding septal ring lytic transglycosylase RlpA family protein produces the protein MRRLLLGVTVGVGVLVGCAPRATRPTPSEDREVVRPEKQPPPRAYLEEGVASYYGPGLVGRPTASGEKLDLKAFTAAHRKLPFGTCLRVVNMENGRSVQVRVNDRGPFVQGRVVDVSLAAAKQLDMLQKGLARVRLYRCAERTSYLFIPFGPLAG, from the coding sequence ATGCGGCGGCTGCTCTTGGGCGTGACGGTGGGGGTGGGGGTCCTGGTGGGTTGCGCGCCGCGCGCCACCCGGCCAACCCCCTCCGAGGATCGGGAAGTGGTGCGGCCGGAGAAGCAACCTCCGCCGCGGGCGTACCTGGAAGAGGGCGTCGCCTCGTATTACGGCCCGGGCCTGGTCGGCCGGCCCACCGCCAGCGGCGAGAAGCTGGACCTCAAGGCCTTCACCGCCGCGCACCGCAAGCTGCCCTTCGGCACGTGCCTGCGCGTGGTGAACATGGAGAACGGGCGCTCGGTGCAGGTGCGCGTCAATGACCGGGGGCCCTTCGTCCAGGGGCGCGTGGTGGACGTGTCGCTCGCCGCCGCGAAGCAGCTCGACATGCTGCAGAAGGGGCTGGCCCGGGTGCGCCTCTACCGCTGCGCGGAGCGCACTTCCTACCTCTTCATCCCCTTCGGGCCGCTGGCGGGGTAG
- a CDS encoding MXAN_2561 family MXYO-CTERM-anchored protein has protein sequence MRNLLLLTAVFLSSAAFAQPVQLRLSNGQETQSFGPTTCSGRVSITWTRTSTTICEQLSLWLTQPGKNCGDSPEAGDVGLDAITLTELGQSNTGTFQVDLGQLPFPTTGGGGGCGALTQDATFRLCGATKVYGGSFGTDCNTVSRASGMKFVYDGTPPTAPVIEDARGLDQAVLADVSEPTGATVIELHVSRDGTEVAMVRQDVGRGAIRVEGLENEVTYQLVAYAFDQAENRSNPSEAREASPTKTNGFMEEYANAGGKEMGGCGAAGGGVVGSAVLAALGFWLSSRRNRS, from the coding sequence ATGCGTAACCTCCTCCTTCTCACCGCCGTGTTCCTGTCGTCCGCGGCCTTCGCCCAACCGGTGCAGTTGCGCCTGTCCAACGGACAGGAGACGCAGAGCTTCGGACCCACGACGTGCTCCGGGCGCGTCAGCATCACCTGGACGAGGACCAGCACCACCATCTGTGAACAGCTCTCCCTGTGGCTCACCCAGCCCGGCAAGAACTGCGGTGACAGCCCCGAGGCCGGGGATGTCGGCCTGGATGCCATCACCCTCACGGAGCTGGGACAGTCGAACACGGGCACCTTCCAGGTCGATCTCGGCCAATTGCCCTTCCCCACCACGGGCGGTGGCGGAGGATGCGGTGCCCTGACGCAGGACGCGACGTTCCGGCTGTGTGGTGCCACCAAGGTCTATGGGGGGTCTTTCGGGACCGACTGCAACACCGTGTCGAGAGCGTCGGGGATGAAGTTCGTCTACGACGGGACGCCCCCGACCGCGCCCGTCATCGAGGACGCGCGGGGCCTGGACCAGGCCGTGCTCGCGGACGTCAGCGAGCCCACGGGGGCCACCGTCATCGAGCTCCATGTGTCACGTGATGGCACCGAGGTGGCGATGGTGAGGCAGGACGTGGGCAGGGGCGCCATCCGGGTGGAGGGGCTGGAGAACGAGGTGACGTATCAGTTGGTGGCCTACGCCTTCGATCAGGCGGAGAACCGGAGCAATCCGTCCGAGGCCCGGGAGGCCTCCCCCACCAAGACCAATGGCTTCATGGAGGAGTACGCCAACGCCGGGGGCAAGGAGATGGGCGGGTGTGGCGCGGCGGGCGGAGGAGTTGTGGGCAGCGCGGTGCTGGCCGCCCTGGGTTTCTGGTTGTCCTCAAGGAGAAATCGTTCATGA
- a CDS encoding isoprenyl transferase, with the protein MERPASPPSLTALERLVQERPLPRHVGIIMDGNGRWAEMRGLPRVEGHREGSTSVREVTRCARRVGVEALTLYAFSSQNWARPAEEVAALMDLLREYLESERAEILENGIRLNAIGEVDKLPRFVKEPLDRLRADSAHNKGMVLTLALSYGGREELVQAARRVAEAASKGELSPGQLDTKAFESFLWTHDLPQVDLVVRTSGEQRISNFLLWQLAYAELCFSDVLWPDFRTEAFLRCLAQYQQRERRFGLTSAQIKREDSQRAKA; encoded by the coding sequence ATGGAACGCCCTGCGTCACCTCCTTCCCTCACTGCCCTCGAGCGACTCGTCCAGGAACGGCCCCTGCCGCGCCACGTGGGTATCATCATGGACGGTAATGGTCGTTGGGCAGAGATGCGCGGCCTGCCTCGGGTGGAGGGGCACCGCGAGGGCTCCACCAGCGTGCGCGAGGTGACGCGCTGCGCCCGCCGTGTCGGCGTGGAGGCCCTCACCCTCTATGCCTTCTCCTCGCAGAACTGGGCCCGTCCCGCCGAGGAGGTGGCCGCGCTCATGGACCTGCTGCGCGAGTACCTCGAGAGCGAGCGCGCGGAGATCCTCGAGAACGGCATCCGGCTCAACGCCATCGGCGAGGTGGACAAGCTGCCGCGCTTCGTGAAGGAGCCGTTGGACAGGCTGCGGGCGGACTCGGCGCACAACAAGGGCATGGTGCTGACGCTGGCGCTGTCCTATGGCGGACGCGAGGAGCTGGTGCAGGCCGCGCGCCGCGTGGCCGAGGCCGCCAGCAAGGGCGAGCTGTCGCCCGGGCAGCTGGATACCAAGGCCTTCGAGTCCTTCCTCTGGACGCATGACCTGCCGCAGGTGGACCTGGTGGTCCGCACCAGCGGCGAGCAGCGCATCTCCAACTTCCTCCTCTGGCAGCTGGCGTACGCGGAGCTGTGCTTCAGCGACGTCCTCTGGCCGGACTTCCGGACCGAAGCCTTCCTGCGCTGCCTGGCGCAGTACCAGCAACGTGAGCGGCGCTTCGGCCTCACCTCCGCGCAAATCAAGCGGGAGGACTCCCAGCGGGCCAAGGCGTGA
- a CDS encoding aspartate-semialdehyde dehydrogenase, with protein MNENLRIAVVGATGVVGSEVLSALFDRDFPAERLTVLASERSEGEELEYGEESLGVEKATPEAFRGIGLALLATPADVSRTLAQAAQAAGAWVVDVSSAFRADGNVPLVLPGFNSELLGASFKGRIVAVPSAVTSALATLLEPLRQSFGVAQVQVTALMGASSAGQRGLRELEQQTAALLSGREPESHAFPQRVGFNLVPQVGPFLANSPWTEEEAGWTLEAARLFAPKGEVPVVAGTAVQVPSFYGHGLSLHVRLRKPASVDQARAALKGSPAIKVLDSPGEKVYPMTSLVTADPTVHVGRLRSFPQAPEWLTLFAAVDNAGRGAALNLVEAGLRLAERPA; from the coding sequence ATGAACGAGAACCTGCGAATCGCCGTGGTGGGCGCCACGGGCGTGGTGGGCAGCGAGGTGCTCTCCGCCCTCTTCGACCGGGACTTCCCCGCCGAGCGGCTCACCGTGCTGGCCTCGGAGCGCTCCGAGGGCGAGGAGCTGGAGTACGGGGAGGAGTCCCTCGGGGTGGAGAAGGCCACCCCGGAGGCCTTCCGGGGCATTGGCCTGGCGCTCCTCGCCACACCGGCGGACGTGTCGCGGACGCTCGCGCAGGCCGCCCAGGCCGCGGGCGCCTGGGTGGTGGACGTGAGCTCCGCCTTCCGCGCCGACGGCAACGTCCCGCTGGTGCTCCCCGGCTTCAACTCCGAGCTCCTGGGCGCTTCCTTCAAGGGCCGCATCGTCGCCGTGCCCTCGGCGGTGACGAGCGCCCTGGCGACCCTCCTCGAGCCGCTGCGCCAGTCCTTCGGCGTGGCCCAGGTCCAGGTGACGGCCCTCATGGGGGCCTCCTCCGCGGGCCAGCGGGGCCTGCGCGAGCTGGAGCAGCAGACGGCGGCCCTCCTCTCCGGCCGCGAGCCCGAGTCCCACGCCTTCCCCCAGCGCGTGGGCTTCAACCTGGTGCCCCAGGTGGGCCCCTTCCTGGCCAACTCGCCCTGGACGGAGGAGGAGGCCGGCTGGACGCTGGAGGCCGCCCGCCTCTTCGCCCCCAAGGGCGAGGTGCCCGTGGTGGCCGGGACCGCCGTGCAGGTGCCCTCCTTCTATGGTCACGGGCTGAGCCTCCATGTGCGGCTGAGGAAGCCCGCCTCGGTGGACCAGGCGCGCGCCGCCCTCAAGGGCTCGCCCGCCATCAAGGTGCTGGATTCACCCGGAGAGAAGGTCTACCCCATGACCAGCCTGGTCACCGCGGACCCCACCGTCCACGTGGGACGCCTGCGCTCCTTCCCCCAGGCCCCCGAGTGGCTCACCCTCTTCGCCGCCGTGGACAACGCCGGCCGGGGGGCCGCCCTCAACCTGGTGGAGGCCGGACTGCGGCTCGCCGAGCGCCCCGCCTGA
- a CDS encoding cache domain-containing protein, protein MWTIVSLLLLTQLPPDGAAQLKKVDALMPELRRLARDPGVVREVKRQNAQRVPLETIRKLDAEWTATPALTPFKRKVLGSTSTRSLNRYREQLGRAVAEAFIMDNQGALVGATRRTSDYWQGDEAKWRAAFNGGRGGELREKPFFDESSQSYVVQVSLPVKDGARVIGALTVSVSLLEL, encoded by the coding sequence ATGTGGACGATCGTCTCGTTACTGCTGCTCACCCAACTGCCTCCAGATGGTGCGGCGCAGTTGAAGAAGGTAGATGCGCTGATGCCCGAGCTCCGGCGGCTCGCCAGGGATCCGGGCGTGGTGCGAGAAGTGAAGCGGCAGAACGCCCAGCGCGTCCCGCTGGAGACCATCCGGAAGCTGGATGCGGAGTGGACGGCGACCCCCGCCCTCACGCCCTTCAAGCGGAAGGTCCTGGGCAGCACGAGCACGCGCTCACTCAACCGCTACCGCGAGCAGCTGGGCCGGGCAGTGGCCGAGGCCTTCATCATGGACAACCAGGGCGCACTGGTGGGCGCGACGCGCCGCACCTCCGACTACTGGCAGGGCGATGAGGCCAAGTGGCGCGCGGCCTTCAACGGTGGCCGGGGCGGGGAGCTGCGCGAGAAGCCCTTCTTCGACGAGTCCTCCCAGTCCTACGTCGTCCAGGTCTCCCTGCCGGTGAAGGACGGCGCCCGTGTCATCGGCGCCCTCACCGTGTCCGTCTCCCTGCTCGAGCTCTGA
- a CDS encoding phosphatidate cytidylyltransferase — protein MNEKNKNLVIRIVSAVILLPVVVFLLFKGGAYSAGLLAVAAAICASEYYTITQKTLSPAAWVGVVLAGVLPFLPLRHPERTGEGAFWVTAFFLFFAFTYHLIRGPLQEAPTRVSHLVTGFLYGSVGMTALSAVRLMPDGLAWVIAALVITWANDTAAYFAGRFLGRHKLYPAVSPNKTWEGFAGGLVGSVGGMFIARAFFFPVFTMADCLLLGLFGGILGPIGDLCESMLKRAYGVKDSGRVIPGHGGILDRVDALLFNAPLVFVYITFVRGLLS, from the coding sequence GTGAACGAGAAGAACAAGAACCTCGTCATCCGAATCGTCTCGGCGGTGATTCTGCTGCCGGTCGTCGTCTTCCTGCTGTTCAAGGGAGGCGCGTACAGCGCGGGTCTGCTGGCCGTGGCCGCGGCCATCTGCGCCAGTGAGTACTACACCATCACCCAGAAGACGCTGTCTCCGGCGGCCTGGGTGGGCGTCGTGCTCGCGGGCGTGTTGCCCTTCCTGCCCCTGCGGCACCCGGAGCGCACGGGCGAGGGGGCCTTCTGGGTGACGGCCTTCTTCCTCTTCTTCGCCTTCACCTACCACCTCATCCGGGGTCCGCTGCAGGAGGCGCCCACGCGGGTGTCCCACCTGGTGACGGGCTTCCTGTATGGCTCGGTGGGAATGACGGCCCTGTCCGCGGTGCGGCTGATGCCGGACGGGCTGGCCTGGGTCATCGCCGCGCTCGTCATCACCTGGGCCAACGACACCGCCGCCTACTTCGCTGGCCGCTTCCTGGGCCGGCACAAGCTGTACCCCGCGGTGAGCCCCAACAAGACCTGGGAGGGCTTCGCGGGCGGCCTGGTGGGCTCGGTGGGCGGCATGTTCATCGCCCGGGCCTTCTTCTTTCCAGTCTTCACCATGGCTGACTGCCTGCTGCTCGGCCTCTTTGGCGGCATCCTCGGGCCTATCGGGGACCTGTGCGAGTCCATGCTCAAGCGGGCCTACGGGGTGAAGGATTCCGGCCGTGTCATCCCCGGGCACGGGGGCATCCTGGACCGCGTCGACGCGCTGCTCTTCAACGCGCCCCTGGTGTTCGTCTACATCACCTTCGTGCGCGGCCTGCTCTCGTAA
- a CDS encoding PEGA domain-containing protein, with product MLGLGGLALLVAGGAIVFLRGGSEPQPPPPAPIIVTSKPAPKPVTPPSTEETPQGAGAATPSTETPPAVAPTDPATQPGAQAVAENQPSKEEPAAGETAPKPAPVKSPVKPSRPKGTAVARAEPVSPRRATVEKALLEFRIRPYAIVVLDGRQLGQTPLAPAEVEVGMHTVKLINKDLGKEITRTYEVKAGQPNIFKHNLLED from the coding sequence ATGCTCGGGCTCGGGGGCCTCGCGCTGCTCGTCGCGGGAGGGGCGATCGTGTTCCTCCGCGGTGGCTCCGAGCCGCAGCCGCCGCCCCCCGCTCCCATCATCGTCACCTCGAAGCCCGCTCCGAAGCCCGTGACGCCCCCCTCGACGGAGGAGACCCCTCAGGGCGCGGGAGCGGCGACCCCTTCCACGGAAACGCCGCCGGCGGTGGCCCCCACGGACCCCGCGACCCAGCCGGGAGCCCAGGCCGTGGCGGAGAACCAGCCCTCCAAGGAGGAGCCCGCCGCCGGGGAGACGGCGCCAAAACCGGCTCCGGTGAAGAGTCCAGTGAAGCCTTCCCGGCCCAAGGGGACTGCCGTGGCCCGCGCGGAGCCCGTGTCGCCCCGGCGCGCAACCGTGGAGAAGGCCTTGCTGGAGTTCCGCATCCGGCCCTACGCCATCGTGGTGCTCGATGGGAGGCAGCTCGGCCAGACCCCCCTGGCTCCCGCCGAGGTCGAGGTGGGCATGCACACCGTGAAGCTCATCAACAAGGACCTCGGCAAGGAGATCACCCGTACCTACGAGGTGAAGGCCGGCCAGCCCAACATCTTCAAACACAACCTGCTCGAGGACTGA
- the rseP gene encoding RIP metalloprotease RseP, giving the protein MLQGPGLFILLLGVLITVHELGHFLVAKACGVKVLRFSIGFGPRLFGFTKGETEYQVAILPLGGYVKMAGDSPHEELAPEDANRGFLNAAPWKRALIVAAGPFFNLVFPVLIYFFVFVGAHEAISTKVGFVDPAMPAATAGIRPGDRIIAVDGEKVRTFDELRETFVGRFERPIPITVERDGKQSIVEVTPRKVTDSNGIDPVERGQIGIQYARKPAVLGVPPGSPAAQAGLKTFDRVLSINGVSIPDEAALHEQLAKQEGPLAVSVQRMQPVVAGAVTGSAPSVVQVTVPKQPGNDGFTALGAESSDLYVVSVNPGSVADKAGIRAGDRLVSFNGQPLRSFTVLLAELSNLKDQPFQLTWRSADGQEQTQKLAQAPYNTRSEFSQEARLELGVDPWYPSSAEILPVDMVTVEVSPGDALLQAATVVPRIVGQMVTVLGRIATNQMSTKTLGGPVMMYQLASKSAEQGWESFFHLMAVISINLGVMNLLPIPILDGFHLLSAFWEGIRRRPIPVRVREVANVVGLILLAALMVMAFYNDINRLIFG; this is encoded by the coding sequence ATGCTTCAAGGTCCCGGTCTATTCATCCTGCTTCTCGGTGTGCTCATCACCGTCCATGAGCTGGGCCACTTCCTCGTGGCCAAGGCCTGCGGCGTGAAGGTGCTCCGCTTCTCCATCGGGTTCGGGCCGAGGCTGTTCGGTTTCACGAAGGGGGAGACGGAGTACCAGGTGGCCATCCTGCCCCTGGGCGGCTACGTGAAGATGGCAGGGGACTCGCCCCACGAGGAGCTGGCCCCCGAGGACGCCAATCGTGGCTTTCTGAACGCCGCGCCCTGGAAGCGCGCCCTCATCGTGGCGGCCGGGCCGTTCTTCAACCTGGTCTTCCCCGTCCTCATCTACTTCTTCGTCTTCGTCGGGGCGCACGAGGCCATCTCCACCAAGGTGGGATTCGTGGACCCGGCCATGCCCGCGGCGACCGCCGGCATCCGTCCGGGAGATCGGATCATCGCCGTGGATGGTGAGAAGGTGCGCACCTTCGACGAGCTGCGCGAGACCTTCGTCGGCCGCTTCGAGCGCCCCATCCCCATCACCGTCGAGCGCGATGGCAAGCAGTCCATCGTCGAGGTGACGCCGCGCAAGGTCACCGACTCCAACGGCATCGACCCGGTGGAGCGGGGGCAGATTGGCATCCAGTACGCCCGCAAGCCCGCGGTGCTGGGCGTGCCGCCGGGTTCTCCCGCCGCCCAGGCCGGGTTGAAGACCTTCGACCGCGTCCTGTCCATCAACGGGGTGAGCATCCCGGACGAGGCCGCCCTCCACGAGCAGCTGGCGAAGCAGGAGGGGCCGCTGGCGGTCTCCGTCCAGCGCATGCAGCCGGTGGTGGCCGGTGCGGTGACGGGGAGCGCGCCGTCCGTCGTCCAGGTGACGGTGCCGAAGCAGCCGGGCAATGACGGGTTCACGGCCCTGGGCGCGGAGTCCTCGGATCTCTACGTGGTCTCCGTCAACCCCGGCAGCGTGGCGGACAAGGCCGGCATCCGCGCGGGGGACCGGCTCGTCTCCTTCAACGGTCAGCCGCTGCGCTCCTTCACCGTGCTGCTGGCGGAGCTCAGCAACCTGAAGGACCAGCCCTTCCAGCTCACCTGGCGCTCGGCGGATGGGCAGGAGCAGACGCAGAAGCTCGCGCAGGCGCCCTACAACACCCGGAGTGAGTTCTCCCAGGAGGCCCGGCTCGAGCTGGGCGTGGACCCCTGGTACCCCTCCTCGGCGGAGATCCTGCCCGTGGACATGGTGACGGTGGAGGTCAGCCCCGGAGACGCGTTGCTCCAGGCCGCCACCGTCGTGCCCCGCATCGTCGGGCAGATGGTGACGGTGCTCGGCCGCATCGCGACCAACCAGATGTCCACGAAGACGCTGGGCGGGCCGGTGATGATGTACCAGCTGGCGTCCAAGAGCGCGGAGCAGGGGTGGGAGAGCTTCTTCCACCTGATGGCCGTCATCTCCATCAACCTGGGGGTGATGAACCTGCTGCCCATCCCCATCCTCGACGGCTTCCACCTGCTGTCCGCCTTCTGGGAAGGCATCCGCCGCCGCCCCATTCCGGTGCGCGTGCGCGAGGTGGCCAACGTCGTCGGCCTCATCCTCCTGGCGGCGCTGATGGTGATGGCCTTCTACAACGACATCAACCGGCTCATCTTCGGGTAG
- a CDS encoding methyl-accepting chemotaxis protein, translating to MNNAFLGNLKLRSRLTLSVALLSALSLLSLTGLGLSFTRRTMSKQIHSTLKVEAEGLKDLVERTLAEREASVRSWSEDAILRGALLFDTYEKSDAVLAGLAKRHPSIRGFVLFDEKGRAVSASTEALLKSYQGREREVRETAWYRAALEGRFTADSLSAEKDPTFGRRVLPLAAPVLSPLGGGRIGMLLAAYDWSQVGDVVKAAVRRAHERSQSSFTLEVQRADGTLLFDSRLPGAAPLVRPVSERAINDSAEQDVGDGWHFVAKVDAAEAYAPVNQAATVAFGMLAFFVGLAIVGAWWLARGITQPIVALSETVTRVVQKGDLTQRVEVHGQDEVGDLARAFARMMDHVRESTLSLQQGTHVLTEAVAELSRASEVQEGNLARQASAIQETQVTAQEIQQTSQMAAERSQAVLEVAARADEVGTSGEAKVNASLEGLKELHAKVGRLAGSIVSLGERTLQIGDIAQTVKDLADQSNMLALNAAIEAVRSGEHGKGFGVVAREIRSLADQSIDSTGRVREILDDIRQSIQTTVAMTEKGQTQMQAGLEQMRESGESLRELTSIVRDNAGAARQIAVAVNQQNAGISQIFTAVTDLSTLMDETMRSLQATTRATGTLREAATRMETVARTWRV from the coding sequence ATGAACAACGCCTTCCTGGGCAACCTCAAGCTGAGGAGCCGCCTGACCCTGTCCGTGGCGCTGCTGTCGGCCCTGTCCCTCCTGTCACTCACGGGTCTGGGCCTGTCCTTCACCCGGCGCACGATGTCGAAGCAGATCCACTCCACGCTCAAGGTGGAGGCCGAGGGTCTCAAGGATCTGGTGGAGCGGACGCTCGCCGAGCGCGAGGCGAGCGTGCGCAGCTGGTCCGAGGACGCCATCCTGAGAGGGGCACTGCTCTTCGACACGTACGAGAAGAGCGACGCGGTGCTCGCGGGGCTGGCGAAGCGCCACCCGTCCATCAGAGGCTTCGTTCTCTTCGACGAGAAGGGGCGCGCCGTCTCCGCCAGCACGGAGGCGCTGCTCAAGTCCTATCAGGGCCGGGAGCGCGAGGTGCGCGAGACGGCATGGTACCGGGCGGCGCTGGAGGGGCGCTTCACCGCCGACTCCCTCTCGGCCGAGAAGGACCCCACCTTTGGCCGGCGGGTGCTGCCGCTGGCCGCGCCGGTGCTCAGCCCGCTCGGTGGTGGCCGCATCGGAATGCTGCTGGCCGCGTACGACTGGAGCCAAGTCGGCGACGTGGTGAAGGCCGCGGTGCGGCGGGCCCACGAGCGCTCGCAGAGCAGCTTCACCCTGGAGGTGCAACGCGCGGATGGCACGCTCCTCTTCGATTCCCGCCTCCCCGGTGCCGCTCCCCTCGTCCGGCCCGTGTCCGAGAGAGCCATCAACGACTCGGCCGAGCAGGACGTGGGAGATGGCTGGCACTTCGTGGCGAAGGTGGACGCGGCGGAGGCCTATGCCCCCGTGAACCAGGCGGCCACGGTGGCCTTCGGGATGCTCGCGTTCTTCGTGGGACTGGCCATCGTGGGCGCCTGGTGGCTGGCACGTGGCATCACCCAGCCCATCGTGGCGCTGAGCGAGACGGTGACGCGCGTCGTCCAGAAGGGAGACCTCACCCAGCGCGTGGAGGTGCACGGCCAGGATGAGGTGGGCGATCTGGCCCGGGCCTTCGCGAGGATGATGGACCACGTGCGCGAGTCCACGCTCAGCCTGCAACAGGGCACGCACGTGCTCACCGAGGCCGTGGCCGAGCTGAGCCGGGCGTCCGAGGTACAGGAGGGCAACCTCGCGCGTCAGGCATCGGCCATCCAGGAGACGCAGGTCACCGCGCAGGAGATTCAACAGACCTCGCAGATGGCGGCGGAGCGCTCGCAGGCCGTGTTGGAGGTGGCCGCCCGGGCCGACGAGGTGGGCACCTCGGGCGAGGCGAAGGTGAACGCGAGCCTCGAGGGACTCAAGGAGCTGCACGCGAAGGTGGGGCGCCTGGCCGGCAGCATCGTCTCGCTCGGCGAGCGCACCCTGCAGATTGGCGACATCGCCCAGACGGTGAAGGACCTGGCGGACCAGTCGAACATGCTGGCGCTCAACGCGGCCATCGAGGCGGTGCGCTCGGGCGAGCACGGCAAGGGCTTCGGCGTGGTGGCGCGGGAGATCCGCAGCCTGGCGGATCAGTCCATCGACTCCACCGGCCGGGTGCGGGAGATCCTCGACGACATCCGTCAGTCCATCCAGACCACGGTGGCGATGACCGAGAAGGGCCAGACGCAGATGCAGGCCGGGCTCGAGCAGATGCGGGAGAGCGGCGAGAGCCTCCGGGAGCTGACGTCCATCGTGCGGGACAACGCGGGGGCGGCGCGGCAGATCGCCGTCGCGGTGAACCAGCAGAACGCAGGCATCTCGCAGATCTTCACCGCGGTGACGGACCTGTCCACGCTGATGGACGAGACGATGCGGAGTCTCCAGGCCACCACGCGGGCCACGGGCACGCTGCGCGAGGCCGCCACGCGCATGGAGACGGTGGCGCGCACCTGGCGGGTGTAG
- the tsaB gene encoding tRNA (adenosine(37)-N6)-threonylcarbamoyltransferase complex dimerization subunit type 1 TsaB, protein MFLALDTSTLTLSLALVEREGEGVRVLEHVVVGPPKKQSEVLPGIVGEVLARHGVALKSLEGLAIGLGPGSFTGLRIGLSCVKGLAYAAGLNVAGASSLAAVALEGPEGPPLFALAVARKDDLYLGRYRRVGQRVEALGPEEAMSPEEVAARMAAEPEALALGPALTDYRAALEAHGVAPSRLLHAPDFPSAVALAHLVRFPEQRSLEALFALEPHYVRASEPERNPKFPPLPGPPPTARLKED, encoded by the coding sequence ATGTTCCTCGCGCTCGATACCTCCACCCTCACACTGTCCCTGGCCCTCGTGGAGCGGGAAGGGGAGGGCGTGCGCGTCCTCGAGCACGTGGTGGTGGGGCCGCCGAAGAAGCAGAGCGAGGTGCTGCCCGGCATCGTCGGCGAGGTGCTCGCGCGGCACGGGGTGGCGCTGAAGTCCCTGGAGGGGCTGGCCATCGGCCTGGGTCCGGGCTCCTTCACCGGCCTGCGCATCGGCCTGTCCTGCGTGAAGGGGCTCGCGTACGCGGCGGGCCTCAACGTGGCCGGGGCGTCGTCGCTCGCGGCCGTGGCCCTGGAAGGCCCCGAGGGTCCGCCCCTCTTCGCCCTCGCGGTGGCGCGCAAGGATGACCTGTACCTGGGGCGCTACCGGCGCGTGGGCCAGCGCGTGGAGGCGCTGGGGCCCGAGGAGGCCATGAGTCCGGAGGAGGTGGCCGCGCGCATGGCCGCCGAGCCCGAGGCGCTCGCGCTGGGTCCCGCCCTGACCGACTACCGCGCGGCCCTGGAGGCCCACGGCGTGGCGCCCTCACGGCTGCTGCACGCGCCCGACTTCCCCTCGGCGGTGGCGCTGGCGCACCTGGTGCGCTTCCCCGAGCAGCGCTCGCTGGAGGCGCTCTTCGCCCTGGAGCCGCACTACGTCCGGGCTTCCGAGCCCGAGCGCAACCCCAAGTTCCCCCCGCTGCCCGGGCCTCCTCCCACCGCTCGCCTCAAGGAAGACTGA